In the genome of Solibacillus silvestris, one region contains:
- a CDS encoding peptide ABC transporter permease, translating into MKFISDVKLLLKITQEYVNAQFTIAFSAIFSLLFLLYSFNFSEGVWRPYVLAFFAIYIGTTIYVWLISLLIKKDLAEHRELTKRTRLLGIPLILTIFVGNVFAAGFGFMLATKNKTAEYTFAVYAFLTQIFIILISGLNLFKPYVVDTFVLAMGGFILLALLYLATAVLIAKFVTVDTAPKWMLPLGIVLLIPTVTGNFFSLLLGITLIRKARNSDPSAVEKWQKTWNKILRNTMAVFGLFFIVFMFSLSVVSSWTFDYDFAVENNYAVLLQTPTLEYPLGTDNFGRDLFSRIVFGAQISLIVGFCATIIPAIIGGALGAISGYYGKNTDNIIMRALDILYAIPGILLAIAIIAAFGANTTNLIIALSVGAIPTYARTMRANVLQISNYEFVESARALGANDRSIIFRHIVPNALAPMIVKATLTIGGAVISTSSLSFLGLGIEPHIPEWGNILKVGSTYLESHSYLAIFPGLCIMMLVLSFNFFGDGLRDALDPKSN; encoded by the coding sequence GTGAAATTTATATCAGACGTAAAACTGCTGTTGAAAATAACACAAGAGTATGTAAATGCACAGTTTACCATTGCTTTTTCTGCGATTTTTTCATTGCTGTTTTTACTTTATAGTTTTAATTTTTCAGAAGGTGTATGGCGGCCTTATGTACTTGCATTTTTTGCGATTTATATTGGTACAACAATATACGTATGGCTCATATCACTGCTTATTAAAAAGGATTTAGCGGAGCACCGAGAACTGACAAAGCGTACACGACTTCTCGGTATCCCATTGATTTTAACCATTTTCGTCGGGAATGTATTTGCTGCTGGATTCGGCTTTATGCTCGCAACGAAAAACAAAACGGCAGAATATACTTTTGCTGTTTATGCATTTTTGACACAAATATTCATTATCTTGATTTCAGGATTAAATTTGTTCAAACCATATGTAGTCGATACTTTTGTTCTTGCTATGGGCGGATTTATCTTACTAGCATTGCTGTATTTAGCAACAGCTGTGTTAATTGCGAAGTTTGTCACGGTTGATACAGCGCCTAAATGGATGCTGCCGCTTGGAATTGTACTGCTTATTCCAACAGTGACAGGCAATTTTTTCTCGCTGTTGCTAGGCATTACACTAATTCGCAAAGCGCGGAATTCAGATCCGTCCGCTGTGGAGAAATGGCAAAAAACGTGGAATAAAATATTACGTAATACGATGGCGGTTTTTGGCCTGTTTTTCATCGTTTTCATGTTCAGTTTATCGGTTGTCAGCTCATGGACCTTTGATTATGACTTTGCAGTTGAAAACAATTATGCGGTATTGCTGCAAACACCGACACTTGAATATCCGTTAGGTACCGATAATTTTGGCCGGGATTTATTTTCCCGCATTGTATTCGGTGCGCAAATTTCATTAATTGTTGGTTTTTGTGCAACGATAATACCGGCAATCATAGGCGGGGCGCTCGGTGCGATTTCAGGCTATTACGGAAAAAATACAGACAATATTATTATGCGTGCATTGGATATTTTATATGCAATTCCTGGTATTCTGTTGGCGATTGCGATTATTGCCGCATTTGGCGCAAATACGACCAACTTGATTATCGCATTAAGTGTAGGGGCAATTCCGACCTATGCGAGGACAATGCGGGCAAATGTACTTCAAATTTCAAACTATGAATTTGTGGAATCCGCCCGCGCATTAGGGGCAAATGACCGCTCGATTATTTTTAGGCATATCGTCCCTAATGCGTTAGCACCGATGATTGTAAAAGCAACATTAACAATCGGAGGAGCCGTTATTTCAACTAGTAGTTTAAGTTTCCTCGGGTTAGGTATTGAACCGCATATACCGGAGTGGGGAAATATCTTAAAAGTTGGAAGTACTTATTTAGAGTCACATTCATATTTAGCGATTTTCCCGGGACTATGTATTATGATGCTTGTTTTATCGTTTAACTTTTTCGGCGATGGACTTCGTGACGCACTGGACCCAAAATCTAATTAA
- a CDS encoding MFS transporter permease: MSRFYYYLILINMVANIIASVPAILLHFHNDGAVISMLLSIAAGVLLVTIYTKFFLKYPGKTLPELLEKTTSKWFYQPFVFLLAVLWFVAGLITLITFTFLLIRYLSPEMPIILICLTLILAVIFGCILKTDRVMYTVEMIMIITSPLILFIFFKAYSSKSLNWDFVREAALYINQVPNWHSFSACFFLFLGAANLFIFNRFFTDKQKFGFRQIMFIVLISIGTLFTTYFIPIGFNGFEGINDLVYPWISTTDSIRMEYFIIERVLFMFLLFYLGIAFLSILIHWHAAMEFLKFTFKLEKIKYKDKNIGIFIPLPIFVAISLYFVTVLTEYQLFRYSSYFYDVLVFIFPGMILLFTYINRRMKNEESSPEN; this comes from the coding sequence ATTATCGCTTCGGTACCTGCTATCCTTCTCCATTTTCACAATGATGGTGCTGTCATTTCCATGCTTTTATCAATTGCTGCAGGTGTACTTCTTGTAACAATATACACAAAATTTTTCCTTAAGTATCCAGGTAAAACTTTACCTGAACTGCTGGAAAAGACTACTTCCAAATGGTTTTACCAGCCTTTCGTTTTTCTACTCGCTGTATTATGGTTTGTTGCAGGGCTTATTACGCTAATAACATTTACATTCTTACTTATTCGCTATTTAAGTCCTGAAATGCCAATAATTCTTATTTGCCTAACTTTAATATTAGCGGTAATTTTTGGCTGTATATTAAAAACAGACCGTGTAATGTACACCGTTGAGATGATTATGATTATCACAAGTCCTTTAATTCTTTTCATATTTTTTAAAGCATATAGCAGCAAAAGTCTAAATTGGGACTTTGTTAGGGAAGCGGCTTTATATATTAATCAAGTACCAAACTGGCATTCATTTTCTGCTTGCTTTTTTTTATTTTTGGGTGCTGCCAATCTATTTATATTCAATCGTTTCTTTACTGATAAACAGAAATTTGGCTTTAGACAGATTATGTTTATCGTTTTAATATCTATTGGGACTTTATTTACAACGTACTTCATCCCGATAGGCTTTAATGGATTTGAAGGAATTAATGATTTAGTCTATCCGTGGATTTCGACGACCGATTCAATCAGGATGGAATATTTTATTATTGAACGTGTGTTGTTCATGTTTTTACTGTTTTATTTAGGAATCGCTTTTTTAAGCATACTCATTCACTGGCATGCGGCGATGGAGTTTTTAAAATTTACCTTTAAGCTGGAAAAAATAAAATATAAAGATAAAAATATCGGGATATTTATACCGCTTCCTATTTTTGTTGCCATATCATTATATTTTGTAACCGTATTAACTGAATATCAGCTTTTCCGGTATTCGAGTTATTTTTATGATGTTTTGGTTTTTATTTTTCCAGGCATGATCCTATTGTTTACTTACATTAACAGGAGGATGAAAAATGAAGAGTCTTCCCCGGAAAATTAA
- a CDS encoding ABC transporter ATP-binding protein, which produces MSKKLLQVKDLRVSFITGEQEFEAVKGVNFHVNEGETVGIVGESGSGKSVTARSIMRLLPSPPSFLKDGTIEFQGKNLITQTENQMEAIRGKDISMIFQDPMTSTNPTIRIGDQIAEGIMKHQGLSKKEAHLKTIELLKLVGIKNSEERYNQYPHEFSGGMRQRVMIAMALACNPSLLIADEPTTALDVTIQAQILSLMKDMQQRFGTSIILITHDLGVVAGMCDRVVVMKEGEVVEQGTTEEIFANPQHPYTKRLLNALPKLHEPKQPKELPNLSPDLNINVPLVEVKNISKHFELAKGNVLKAVNDLSFQIYPGETLGLVGESGSGKSTTGRTLLQLHEPTDGEVLYKGVPVSRLTKNELKSMRRHMQIIFQDPYSSLNPRKKILDIIGEALDVHKLSPSKEARRARVEELLELVGLKKEHALRYPHEFSGGQRQRIGIARALAVEPQFIVCDEPLSALDVSIQKQVVDLLKDLQQRLGLTYLFIAHDLSMVKHISDRVAVMYGGKIVELAESEELYANPQHPYTKMLLDSIPIPDPAIEKQKKRRVMTDVELAANRFDVENTELTEVSKGHWVAI; this is translated from the coding sequence ATGAGTAAAAAGTTGCTTCAAGTAAAGGATTTACGTGTATCTTTTATAACTGGCGAGCAAGAATTCGAAGCCGTTAAAGGCGTAAATTTTCATGTAAATGAGGGTGAAACAGTCGGAATTGTAGGAGAATCCGGTAGCGGAAAAAGTGTAACGGCCCGTTCAATTATGCGTTTACTTCCCTCTCCTCCTTCTTTCTTAAAAGATGGAACGATTGAATTCCAAGGGAAAAATCTAATTACACAAACGGAAAACCAAATGGAAGCGATTCGCGGAAAAGACATTAGTATGATTTTCCAGGATCCGATGACCTCTACGAACCCAACTATTCGTATTGGTGACCAAATTGCAGAAGGTATAATGAAACATCAAGGGCTCTCGAAAAAGGAAGCACATTTAAAAACAATTGAACTATTAAAATTAGTAGGAATAAAAAATAGTGAAGAACGTTATAATCAGTACCCTCATGAATTTAGCGGCGGGATGCGACAACGAGTTATGATTGCCATGGCTTTAGCATGTAACCCTTCCCTTCTTATTGCCGATGAACCGACAACAGCGCTTGACGTAACAATCCAAGCACAGATTTTATCATTGATGAAGGATATGCAGCAGCGATTTGGTACATCTATTATATTGATTACACATGATTTAGGTGTCGTAGCGGGTATGTGTGATCGTGTCGTTGTTATGAAGGAAGGCGAGGTCGTCGAACAAGGTACTACGGAAGAGATTTTTGCCAATCCGCAGCATCCTTATACGAAACGACTGTTGAACGCTTTGCCGAAGCTACATGAACCGAAACAGCCGAAAGAACTGCCTAATTTGTCGCCTGATTTGAATATTAATGTGCCGTTAGTCGAAGTTAAAAATATATCCAAACATTTTGAATTAGCAAAAGGCAATGTATTAAAAGCGGTGAATGATTTATCATTTCAGATTTATCCGGGTGAAACATTAGGGCTTGTTGGTGAATCAGGTTCCGGCAAATCGACAACCGGCCGTACATTGTTGCAGCTGCACGAGCCAACAGACGGTGAAGTACTTTATAAAGGCGTACCGGTTAGTCGCTTAACGAAAAATGAGCTGAAAAGTATGCGTCGTCATATGCAAATTATTTTCCAGGATCCTTATTCAAGTTTAAATCCGCGAAAAAAAATATTGGATATTATCGGAGAAGCACTGGATGTTCATAAACTGTCCCCTTCCAAGGAAGCACGCCGGGCACGGGTAGAAGAATTATTGGAGCTCGTCGGTTTAAAAAAAGAACATGCGCTTCGTTATCCGCATGAGTTCAGCGGCGGTCAGCGTCAGCGTATCGGAATTGCACGGGCACTTGCTGTGGAACCTCAATTCATCGTTTGTGATGAGCCGTTATCCGCGCTTGATGTGTCCATTCAAAAGCAAGTCGTTGATTTATTGAAGGATTTGCAGCAGCGATTAGGATTAACATATTTGTTTATTGCACATGACCTGTCGATGGTGAAACATATTAGTGACCGAGTAGCTGTTATGTATGGCGGAAAAATTGTTGAGCTGGCAGAAAGTGAAGAGCTGTATGCCAATCCGCAGCATCCTTATACGAAAATGCTGCTCGATTCGATACCGATTCCGGACCCGGCAATTGAAAAACAGAAAAAACGTCGTGTTATGACCGACGTAGAACTGGCAGCGAATCGATTTGATGTAGAGAACACTGAACTTACCGAAGTTTCGAAAGGTCACTGGGTAGCTATATAA
- a CDS encoding peptide ABC transporter permease, translating to MQHLFFESFQKNASKKSYYFAFVLLGLLVHIFTVPLYLVNRSKSTYAEKAMNVKRQIIEDEKVFEWHRQYEVEERTKAQFFNRKVDEQTIIQAAKALAQQKLEREIEKRLEANGVVENSYKNYFSTLLERPNFLLITIIPGILMYALLLITSNPFTRFIFERLLQSVFVIIGVATLVFTILYISPFDPARNLLGVEATPAQVENFNKLYGLDQPYLVQLWHSLSGLFTFDLGTSFAGKEDVTQSILNKFPVTLEIAMFSLLMAIAIAIPVGIVSAVRPNSFIDYVFMLIALIGLSIPSFWQGLIFILTFSLELKWFPATYNPSNWMSLVLPIVVLGTSITASIARMTRSSMLEVIHEDYIITAKAKGLSERKVITKHAIRNAMIPIITVIGLLFGGMLGGAAVTEKVFNISGIGSYIVDKQFIPDIPAILGGVVYIAITISIVNMLIDILYAFFDPRIRSKMKKS from the coding sequence ATGCAGCATTTATTTTTTGAAAGCTTTCAAAAAAATGCTTCGAAAAAGAGTTATTATTTTGCTTTTGTATTGCTCGGCCTGCTCGTACACATTTTCACAGTTCCGCTCTATTTAGTGAATCGATCTAAATCAACGTATGCGGAAAAGGCTATGAATGTGAAGAGACAAATAATAGAAGACGAGAAAGTATTCGAGTGGCATAGGCAATATGAAGTAGAAGAGCGGACGAAAGCTCAGTTTTTCAATCGAAAGGTCGATGAGCAAACTATTATTCAAGCTGCGAAAGCGCTTGCCCAGCAAAAATTGGAGCGAGAAATAGAAAAAAGGCTTGAGGCAAATGGAGTAGTGGAAAACTCCTACAAAAATTATTTTAGTACACTATTAGAACGTCCGAACTTTTTACTGATTACAATAATTCCTGGTATTTTGATGTATGCTTTACTACTCATTACGAGTAATCCATTTACTCGCTTTATTTTTGAGCGCTTATTACAAAGTGTGTTCGTTATCATTGGGGTAGCAACGCTTGTGTTTACGATTTTGTATATTTCACCGTTTGACCCTGCCCGTAATTTGCTGGGGGTAGAGGCAACTCCTGCACAAGTCGAGAACTTTAATAAGCTATACGGGTTGGACCAGCCCTACTTAGTACAGCTTTGGCATTCACTGTCAGGTCTGTTTACATTTGATTTAGGAACATCTTTTGCAGGGAAAGAAGATGTCACACAAAGCATATTAAACAAATTTCCTGTAACACTTGAAATCGCAATGTTCTCATTACTGATGGCGATTGCTATAGCGATTCCGGTCGGTATAGTTTCTGCAGTGCGTCCGAATTCATTTATTGATTATGTATTTATGCTAATCGCATTAATCGGACTATCCATTCCAAGTTTCTGGCAAGGGCTGATTTTTATTCTGACATTCTCGCTGGAATTAAAATGGTTCCCGGCAACGTATAATCCGAGCAACTGGATGTCGCTCGTTCTGCCGATCGTTGTACTTGGAACATCAATAACAGCATCAATTGCGCGTATGACAAGGTCCAGTATGCTCGAAGTAATCCATGAAGATTATATTATTACAGCAAAAGCAAAAGGGTTAAGTGAACGAAAAGTAATTACTAAGCACGCGATCCGTAATGCGATGATTCCGATTATTACAGTTATTGGCCTGCTGTTTGGCGGAATGCTTGGCGGTGCTGCAGTAACAGAGAAAGTATTTAATATTAGCGGTATTGGAAGTTATATTGTCGACAAGCAATTTATTCCGGATATCCCGGCAATTTTGGGTGGGGTTGTTTATATTGCGATCACCATTTCCATTGTGAATATGCTGATCGATATTTTATACGCTTTCTTTGACCCAAGAATTCGTTCGAAAATGAAAAAATCTTAG
- a CDS encoding iron-uptake system-binding protein: MKKYRTLIFAGALSLMLSACTADEEVDSSSAGESENKTEQVTNVEKTVADEETERKISYLGNDYEVPEKVERIIAASLEAMEDAAVLGVKPAGVITMDGKTIPKYLESDLAGATVVGSKKEPSTEAMLSLNPEAILGTSKWDEAQISNYNKIATTFPYSHISTNWKENLLLFGQLAGKESEAQKALDDYDTKLASTKESIANSELKDKKVVIIRVRGGLSVYPAGVYLNPSIYEDFGFTVPEELNSIEAQTTITYETLAEWNPDMIFLQYADDENKDTPELLQEILDHPIFNSTTAAKTNNVHVNLIDAMAQGGTAWSKINFLEAFNENVLK; this comes from the coding sequence ATGAAGAAATATCGTACATTAATCTTTGCAGGGGCATTGTCTTTAATGCTTTCTGCATGCACTGCAGATGAAGAGGTGGATTCGTCATCTGCAGGTGAATCAGAAAATAAAACAGAACAAGTTACAAATGTAGAAAAAACAGTTGCAGATGAAGAAACAGAAAGAAAAATATCTTATTTAGGGAACGACTACGAAGTACCGGAAAAAGTAGAAAGGATTATTGCAGCAAGTCTGGAAGCGATGGAAGATGCAGCAGTACTTGGTGTAAAGCCTGCTGGTGTTATTACTATGGACGGTAAGACAATTCCTAAATACTTGGAGTCAGATTTAGCAGGAGCAACTGTTGTCGGTTCAAAAAAAGAACCAAGCACAGAGGCAATGCTTTCTTTAAATCCTGAGGCAATTTTAGGTACTAGCAAATGGGATGAAGCACAAATATCCAATTATAACAAAATAGCAACGACATTCCCTTATTCTCATATTTCTACAAACTGGAAAGAGAATTTATTATTATTTGGCCAATTAGCCGGTAAAGAATCAGAAGCACAGAAAGCATTGGATGACTATGATACGAAATTAGCCAGTACGAAAGAATCGATTGCTAACAGTGAGCTGAAAGATAAAAAGGTTGTAATCATCCGCGTACGTGGCGGGTTGTCGGTCTATCCTGCAGGAGTATATTTAAACCCTTCAATTTATGAAGATTTTGGATTTACAGTGCCGGAAGAATTGAATTCAATCGAAGCACAAACAACGATTACATATGAAACGTTGGCAGAGTGGAACCCGGACATGATTTTCCTTCAATATGCTGATGATGAAAATAAGGATACTCCTGAATTATTACAGGAGATTTTAGATCATCCGATATTCAACAGTACAACTGCTGCCAAAACAAATAATGTGCACGTTAATCTAATTGATGCAATGGCACAGGGTGGGACAGCGTGGTCAAAAATTAACTTCCTGGAAGCATTTAATGAGAACGTATTAAAATAA
- a CDS encoding spore gernimation protein — protein sequence MKSLPRKIKGTILLFVLGSVLLSGCAFKDIDKSVFVAMIALDVSDDEEKPYKVTLKLYEPTGSFNEATEPQYSYLSENGETLSEAIRMMESYSDKELEFGHSKLIILGEELVKDNKNKEILDFLLRRPDIQMISWIAVGRPNAEEIIKMIPQGESAAYPELFNYFDSNGTTTPYIVTTHLFEFRRNMKESGIDSVLPIIEINHEDQHFEVNKSLLLAINKEPLELNSLDTSIYNMLSRSVKHANLLIKEDGDHFIANIDTVKSKFNVNIKNPSEIQLAINISLYGSIAESHKPMISKDLPQYNEELKKESEEKFKGFITEMKKHGYDPLGFGIDYKAKVLHNRRMTDEEWMEAYKKAKVNLTVKPGIKSTGSIQ from the coding sequence ATGAAGAGTCTTCCCCGGAAAATTAAAGGAACTATACTGTTGTTTGTATTGGGAAGTGTTTTATTATCGGGCTGCGCATTTAAAGACATTGATAAAAGTGTATTTGTTGCAATGATCGCATTGGATGTTTCTGATGATGAGGAGAAACCGTACAAAGTTACATTGAAGTTATATGAACCGACCGGATCTTTTAATGAGGCAACAGAACCTCAGTATTCCTATTTATCGGAAAATGGAGAAACTCTTTCTGAAGCAATTCGTATGATGGAATCCTATTCAGATAAGGAGCTTGAATTTGGACATTCAAAGCTAATTATTCTCGGTGAGGAATTAGTAAAAGATAATAAAAATAAGGAGATTTTGGACTTTTTACTGCGCAGACCTGATATACAGATGATTTCCTGGATAGCAGTCGGGCGTCCTAATGCAGAAGAAATTATTAAAATGATTCCGCAAGGGGAATCGGCGGCTTATCCTGAACTGTTTAACTACTTTGACAGTAATGGTACTACAACACCATATATTGTGACGACACATTTATTTGAGTTCAGAAGAAATATGAAAGAAAGTGGAATCGATAGTGTACTGCCGATTATTGAAATAAATCATGAAGATCAGCATTTTGAAGTTAATAAATCCCTATTACTCGCAATAAACAAAGAACCGTTAGAATTGAATTCATTAGATACTTCGATTTATAATATGCTGTCAAGAAGTGTAAAACATGCGAATTTACTTATAAAAGAGGATGGAGACCATTTCATTGCCAATATCGATACGGTCAAATCAAAATTTAATGTGAATATTAAAAATCCGTCTGAAATCCAACTTGCAATTAATATTAGTTTATACGGCTCGATAGCAGAATCTCATAAACCAATGATAAGTAAAGATCTTCCACAATATAATGAAGAACTGAAGAAGGAATCGGAAGAGAAATTTAAGGGATTTATAACGGAGATGAAAAAACATGGCTATGATCCACTAGGTTTCGGCATCGATTACAAAGCAAAGGTTTTACATAATCGGCGCATGACCGATGAAGAATGGATGGAAGCCTATAAAAAAGCTAAAGTCAACTTAACTGTTAAACCAGGAATAAAAAGTACCGGATCAATCCAATAA
- a CDS encoding conjugal transfer protein TraB: MKKMTKTVLATTLGTSLMLTSIMPAVKAEQVTPDISSWAIGTLNEGEKFGIFPIEWYYDGFRSTITAERLDSLIKLTAQKIATLNLDKNEEFKPVAVKGDGTRGDIINRLYNIVGQYKLNTEKDAVTYMQKQKILQGSEQGLMLDKKATTQHAVIFAVRLIQNTFEQANEGAKGVAWVVEDEDTKVYLLGSIHVGTPDLYPMHKQLTKAFDDSDGLFVEANLLDPTGMDYYIEKAMFKDGRTIKDVVSEETYAKLQKVATQLEVPMEELEMQKPWLLSNNFSTMMMDGAFGLTAEEMAMHGVDMQFLLSAYLQQKPIYELEGVIAQVDMFEALSPEAQEESLVAALDGILEPTEQSEEDVQLMADWFTNWVKGDVEKFAASLTEMEGDTSEFNQMLFGKRDEEMAAKLVDVLEEQQGTFFVVVGAGHFLVDKNIRYHLEQSGYEVKPFYQ, from the coding sequence ATGAAAAAGATGACTAAAACTGTTTTGGCTACAACGTTGGGGACTTCATTGATGCTTACATCAATTATGCCTGCCGTTAAAGCGGAACAAGTAACACCGGATATAAGCAGCTGGGCAATCGGTACATTAAATGAAGGCGAAAAGTTCGGTATCTTTCCGATCGAATGGTACTATGACGGCTTCCGTTCTACTATTACAGCTGAACGTTTAGATTCATTAATTAAGCTAACTGCTCAAAAAATTGCAACTTTAAATTTGGATAAAAACGAAGAATTTAAACCAGTAGCGGTAAAAGGCGATGGCACACGCGGTGATATTATTAACCGTCTTTATAATATTGTCGGCCAATACAAGTTAAATACAGAAAAAGATGCTGTTACATATATGCAGAAACAAAAAATATTACAAGGGTCAGAACAAGGCTTGATGCTCGACAAAAAAGCTACAACACAACATGCGGTAATTTTTGCAGTACGCTTAATACAGAATACATTTGAGCAGGCAAACGAAGGTGCAAAAGGTGTTGCATGGGTAGTGGAAGACGAAGATACAAAAGTGTATTTGCTTGGTTCCATTCATGTAGGAACACCTGATTTATATCCTATGCATAAACAATTAACGAAAGCCTTCGATGATTCGGACGGCCTTTTCGTTGAAGCGAACTTATTAGATCCAACTGGTATGGATTATTATATCGAAAAAGCAATGTTTAAAGATGGACGAACGATTAAAGATGTTGTAAGTGAAGAAACGTATGCGAAACTTCAGAAAGTCGCAACTCAACTTGAAGTGCCTATGGAAGAACTGGAAATGCAAAAGCCTTGGTTGCTTTCAAATAATTTTTCGACAATGATGATGGACGGGGCATTTGGTTTAACAGCAGAAGAAATGGCGATGCATGGGGTAGATATGCAATTTTTATTAAGTGCTTACTTACAGCAAAAGCCTATTTATGAGCTAGAAGGTGTTATTGCACAAGTCGATATGTTTGAAGCTTTATCTCCAGAAGCCCAGGAAGAATCATTGGTAGCCGCTCTTGACGGTATTTTGGAGCCTACTGAACAATCAGAAGAAGATGTACAGTTAATGGCAGACTGGTTCACGAATTGGGTCAAAGGTGATGTGGAAAAGTTTGCGGCAAGCTTAACTGAAATGGAAGGAGACACATCCGAGTTCAATCAGATGCTGTTTGGTAAACGTGATGAAGAAATGGCCGCAAAGCTTGTTGATGTATTGGAAGAACAGCAAGGGACATTCTTTGTCGTTGTCGGCGCAGGTCACTTCTTAGTCGATAAAAATATTCGCTATCATTTAGAACAAAGCGGTTATGAAGTAAAACCATTTTATCAATAA